A single window of Kitasatospora sp. HUAS MG31 DNA harbors:
- a CDS encoding hydroxymethylglutaryl-CoA lyase: MSTHDTGTGTGTAGGADAGAREPGVLDLGLPEPVADPTLPARVRIHEVGPRDGLQNESALVPVEVKAEFITRLAAAGLDTVEATSFVHPKWVPQLADAEELMPRLAGLTDRHPGLRLPVLVPNERGLDRALAHHVSDVAVFASATETFARRNLNRSADEAMEMFRPVVERAGEAGVPVRGYLSMCFGDPWEGRVPVQQVVGHGVRLLEMGCAELSLGDTIGVATPGQVTALLNGFTEAGVPVGKLAVHFHDTYGQALANTLAALRAGVTVVDASAGGLGGCPYAKSATGNLATEDLVWMLHGLGIETGVDLPALVATSGWLADRIGRPSQSRAVRALLGQQS; this comes from the coding sequence ATGAGCACCCACGACACCGGCACCGGCACCGGCACGGCCGGCGGCGCCGACGCGGGCGCCCGCGAGCCCGGCGTCCTCGACCTCGGTCTCCCCGAGCCGGTGGCGGACCCGACGCTGCCGGCCCGGGTCCGGATCCACGAGGTCGGGCCGCGCGACGGCCTGCAGAACGAGAGCGCGCTCGTCCCGGTCGAGGTGAAGGCCGAGTTCATCACCCGGCTCGCCGCGGCCGGCCTGGACACCGTCGAGGCCACCAGCTTCGTCCACCCCAAGTGGGTGCCGCAGCTGGCCGACGCGGAGGAGCTGATGCCCCGGCTGGCTGGCCTGACGGACCGCCACCCCGGCCTGCGGCTGCCCGTGCTGGTGCCCAACGAGCGCGGCCTGGATCGGGCGCTGGCCCACCACGTCTCGGACGTGGCGGTGTTCGCCAGCGCCACCGAGACCTTCGCCCGGCGCAACCTCAACCGCTCCGCCGACGAGGCGATGGAGATGTTCCGCCCGGTGGTCGAGCGGGCCGGTGAGGCCGGCGTGCCGGTCCGCGGCTACCTCTCGATGTGCTTCGGCGACCCCTGGGAGGGCCGCGTCCCGGTCCAGCAGGTGGTCGGCCACGGCGTCCGGCTGCTGGAGATGGGCTGCGCCGAACTCAGCCTCGGCGACACCATCGGTGTCGCCACCCCCGGCCAGGTCACCGCCCTGCTGAACGGTTTCACCGAGGCCGGCGTGCCGGTCGGGAAGCTCGCCGTCCACTTCCACGACACCTACGGCCAGGCCCTGGCCAACACCCTGGCCGCGCTCCGGGCCGGCGTCACCGTGGTGGACGCCTCGGCCGGCGGCCTCGGCGGCTGCCCGTACGCCAAGAGCGCCACCGGCAACCTGGCCACCGAGGACCTGGTCTGGATGCTGCACGGTCTCGGCATCGAGACCGGCGTCGACCTCCCGGCCCTGGTGGCCACCAGCGGCTGGCTCGCCGACCGGATCGGCCGGCCCAGCCAGTCCCGCGCCGTCCGCGCGCTGCTCGGTCAGCAGTCCTGA
- a CDS encoding acyl-CoA dehydrogenase family protein, producing MLDHRLDHEYEDLRRTVEQFANDVIAPKIGDFYEAGEFPYEIVKEMGRMGLFGLPFPEEYGGMGGDYFALGLALEELARVDSSVAITLEAAVSLGAMPIYRFGTEEQKREWLPKLTSGEMLGAFGLTEPEGGTDAGATRTTARYDAETDEWVINGTKCFITNSGTDITGLVTVTALTEPITRSSEDGGEPSPSREISSIIVPTGTPGFQVSKKYSKVGWNASDTRELSFTDCRVPAANLLGARGRGYAQFLRILDEGRIAIAALSTGLAQGCVDQSLAYAGTRRAFGRPIGANQVIQFKLADMEMRAHTARLAWRDAASRLLHDEPFKKEAAIAKLYASEAAVDNAREATQVHGGYGFMNEFPVARFWRDSKILEIGEGTSEVQRMLIARELGMTY from the coding sequence ATGCTCGACCACCGGCTGGACCACGAGTACGAGGACCTGCGCCGTACCGTGGAGCAATTCGCCAACGACGTGATCGCCCCGAAGATCGGCGACTTCTACGAGGCGGGCGAGTTCCCGTACGAGATCGTCAAGGAGATGGGGCGGATGGGCCTGTTCGGCCTGCCCTTCCCCGAGGAGTACGGCGGCATGGGCGGCGACTACTTCGCCCTCGGCCTGGCCCTGGAGGAGCTGGCCCGGGTCGACTCCTCGGTCGCCATCACCCTGGAGGCCGCGGTCTCGCTGGGCGCCATGCCGATCTACCGCTTCGGCACCGAGGAGCAGAAGCGCGAGTGGCTGCCCAAGCTGACCTCCGGTGAGATGCTCGGCGCCTTCGGCCTGACCGAGCCGGAGGGCGGCACCGACGCCGGCGCCACCCGCACCACGGCCCGCTACGACGCCGAGACCGACGAGTGGGTCATCAACGGCACCAAGTGCTTCATCACCAACTCCGGCACGGACATCACCGGGCTGGTCACGGTCACCGCACTCACCGAACCGATCACTCGTTCGAGTGAAGACGGAGGCGAGCCCTCGCCTTCCCGCGAGATCTCCTCCATCATCGTCCCCACTGGAACCCCGGGCTTCCAGGTGTCCAAGAAGTACTCCAAGGTCGGGTGGAACGCCTCCGACACCCGCGAACTGTCCTTCACCGACTGCCGGGTCCCCGCCGCCAACCTCCTCGGTGCCCGCGGCCGCGGGTACGCCCAGTTCCTGCGGATCCTCGACGAGGGCCGCATCGCCATCGCAGCCCTGTCCACCGGCCTGGCCCAGGGCTGTGTCGACCAGTCGCTCGCCTACGCCGGTACCCGCCGCGCCTTCGGGCGGCCGATCGGCGCCAACCAGGTCATCCAGTTCAAGCTCGCCGACATGGAGATGCGCGCCCACACCGCCCGCCTGGCCTGGCGGGACGCCGCCTCCCGGCTGCTGCACGACGAGCCGTTCAAGAAGGAGGCCGCGATCGCGAAGCTGTACGCGTCCGAAGCCGCCGTCGACAACGCCCGGGAGGCGACCCAGGTCCACGGCGGGTACGGCTTCATGAACGAGTTCCCGGTCGCCCGGTTCTGGCGCGACAGCAAGATCCTCGAAATCGGTGAGGGCACCTCGGAGGTCCAGCGGATGCTCATCGCGCGAGAGCTCGGCATGACCTACTGA
- a CDS encoding HAD family hydrolase — protein sequence MPLLLFDLDNTLLPRDAAFRAWARDFLAEYRLPAGDLEWFSTIDGGGYVPRDTVLGAAKRRYGLDHSLDLLLAHYRRGVNSHIHCPDSHVKALRAARNSGWTLGIVSNGGTRPQLEKIRRTGLGSLVDGWVISEEAACLKPDPLIFEIAARRCGYSPTRDWTSHTWMIGDHAPADIAGAEATGLRSVWLHHGRPWAERGYRPTLSAPGLPEAVGLVLSARSAATPASAMAARAARATAAAGAARGAGVRVGAELRVGAGRPVAVEAVTAPLAAQLAGGRDTAAATGTGGAGGTFGTADGPGAAQPARPRTRVAVPASALAPTADRPAPVGRVRASG from the coding sequence ATGCCACTCCTCCTGTTCGACCTCGACAACACTCTCCTGCCCCGAGATGCCGCGTTCAGGGCCTGGGCCCGGGACTTCCTGGCCGAATACCGGCTCCCCGCCGGCGATCTGGAGTGGTTCAGCACCATCGACGGCGGCGGCTACGTGCCCCGCGACACCGTGCTGGGAGCGGCCAAGCGGCGGTACGGCCTCGACCACTCCCTCGACCTGCTGCTCGCGCACTACCGGCGTGGCGTCAACTCCCACATCCACTGCCCCGATTCGCACGTCAAGGCGCTGCGCGCGGCCCGCAACTCCGGCTGGACGCTGGGCATCGTCAGCAACGGCGGCACCCGTCCGCAGCTGGAGAAGATCCGCCGCACCGGGCTCGGCTCGCTGGTCGACGGCTGGGTGATCTCGGAGGAGGCCGCCTGCCTCAAGCCCGACCCGCTGATCTTCGAGATCGCGGCCCGGCGGTGCGGATACTCGCCCACCCGGGACTGGACCTCCCACACCTGGATGATCGGCGACCACGCCCCCGCGGACATCGCCGGCGCCGAGGCGACCGGACTGCGCAGCGTGTGGCTCCACCACGGGCGGCCCTGGGCCGAGCGCGGCTACCGGCCGACCCTGAGCGCGCCCGGTCTGCCGGAGGCGGTCGGGCTGGTCCTCAGCGCCCGCAGCGCGGCCACGCCCGCCTCCGCGATGGCGGCCCGGGCTGCCCGCGCGACGGCGGCTGCCGGAGCGGCGCGCGGCGCGGGCGTACGGGTCGGCGCGGAGCTGCGGGTCGGCGCCGGGCGGCCGGTGGCCGTGGAGGCCGTCACGGCGCCGCTGGCGGCACAGCTGGCGGGCGGCCGGGACACTGCCGCCGCGACGGGCACGGGCGGCGCGGGCGGCACGTTCGGTACGGCCGACGGGCCGGGGGCGGCACAGCCGGCGCGCCCGCGCACCCGGGTGGCGGTGCCGGCCTCGGCGCTGGCGCCGACCGCGGACCGTCCGGCCCCGGTCGGGAGGGTCCGGGCCTCCGGCTGA
- a CDS encoding GNAT family N-acetyltransferase, with translation MENRSRLELANDNAAAFWLAQARVHGWETLVRPGFTAVRCDRDAADVHRVVVTRPYDEPEALERELVQVFRDWGTTRLCLEDPYGKLDLTRYHCEAGLGLPVMVREPHAEAQPLRAAPPAGLRVDEAVDADAFAEVERAVVDGFPIPPRQPWRRGEFLTPALLDQPGYRAWLATVDGDTAGACMTYDDGTAVGVYWVATLPVHRSKGVARAVVDAALAAAEGKPATLVATLLGEPLYKRLGFTEQGVTRWWRLPGLSPDVPLLLPEADTAAEAEA, from the coding sequence ATGGAGAATCGCAGCCGGCTCGAACTGGCCAACGACAACGCCGCGGCCTTCTGGCTCGCCCAGGCCCGGGTCCACGGCTGGGAAACCCTGGTGCGCCCGGGGTTCACGGCCGTCCGCTGCGACCGCGACGCCGCCGACGTCCACCGGGTCGTGGTGACCCGCCCGTACGACGAACCCGAGGCGCTGGAGCGCGAGTTGGTCCAGGTCTTCCGTGACTGGGGCACCACGCGGCTCTGCCTGGAGGACCCGTACGGAAAGCTCGACCTCACCCGGTACCACTGCGAGGCGGGCCTGGGGCTCCCGGTGATGGTGCGCGAACCGCACGCCGAGGCTCAGCCGTTGCGCGCCGCCCCGCCCGCCGGGCTGCGGGTGGACGAGGCCGTGGACGCCGACGCCTTCGCCGAGGTGGAACGGGCCGTCGTCGACGGCTTCCCGATCCCGCCCCGCCAGCCGTGGCGCCGCGGCGAGTTCCTCACCCCCGCCCTGCTCGACCAGCCCGGCTACCGGGCCTGGCTCGCCACCGTGGACGGCGACACCGCCGGGGCCTGCATGACCTACGACGACGGCACCGCGGTCGGCGTGTACTGGGTCGCCACCCTGCCCGTGCACCGCTCCAAGGGCGTCGCCCGGGCCGTGGTCGACGCCGCCCTCGCGGCCGCCGAGGGGAAGCCCGCCACCCTGGTGGCCACCCTCCTCGGCGAACCCCTCTACAAGCGCCTCGGCTTCACCGAGCAGGGCGTGACCCGCTGGTGGCGCCTCCCGGGACTCTCCCCGGACGTTCCGCTCCTGCTGCCGGAGGCCGACACGGCAGCCGAGGCCGAGGCCTGA
- the orn gene encoding oligoribonuclease, producing MNDRLVWIDCEMTGLDLDRDALVEVAALVTDSELNILGEGVDVIIRPPAEALATMPEVVRTMHTASGLLDELEHGVTLAEAEEKVLAYIREHVPEAGKTPLCGNSVATDRGFLARDMPALEGHLHYRIVDVSSIKELARRWYPRAYYNSPQKGGSHRALADIRESIAELRYYREAVFVPQPGPDTDAARAIAAKHQLPSA from the coding sequence GTGAATGACCGTCTGGTATGGATCGACTGTGAAATGACCGGCCTGGACCTCGACCGGGACGCCCTGGTCGAGGTCGCCGCGCTGGTGACCGACTCCGAGCTGAACATCCTCGGCGAAGGCGTTGATGTGATCATCCGTCCGCCTGCCGAGGCGCTGGCGACGATGCCCGAGGTGGTGCGCACCATGCACACCGCCTCCGGACTGCTCGACGAACTGGAGCACGGGGTCACCCTGGCCGAGGCCGAGGAGAAGGTGCTCGCCTACATCCGCGAGCACGTGCCCGAGGCCGGCAAGACCCCGCTGTGCGGCAACTCCGTCGCCACCGACCGCGGCTTCCTGGCCCGGGACATGCCCGCTCTGGAGGGCCACCTCCACTACCGGATCGTGGACGTCTCCTCGATCAAGGAGCTCGCCCGCCGCTGGTACCCGCGCGCCTACTACAACAGCCCGCAGAAGGGCGGCAGCCACCGCGCGCTGGCGGACATCCGCGAGAGCATCGCCGAACTCCGGTACTACCGCGAGGCCGTGTTCGTCCCGCAGCCCGGGCCGGACACCGACGCCGCCCGCGCCATAGCCGCGAAGCACCAGCTGCCGAGCGCCTGA
- a CDS encoding DUF4442 domain-containing protein has product MTTPSIGQLLDSTVPMARTLKLEYLETSPERAVLRLPDQPDFHNHVGGPHAGAMFTLAESASGCIVLAAFQDQLGRAVPLAVNAEIAYKKLAMGEVTATATLGRPAAEVVAELDKGERPEFPVVVEITRADGAVTGVMTITWTLRPNS; this is encoded by the coding sequence ATGACCACACCTTCGATCGGGCAGCTGCTCGACTCCACCGTCCCGATGGCCCGGACCCTCAAGCTGGAGTACCTGGAGACCAGCCCCGAGCGGGCCGTGCTGCGGCTGCCGGACCAGCCGGACTTCCACAACCACGTCGGTGGGCCGCACGCCGGTGCGATGTTCACGCTGGCGGAGTCGGCGAGCGGGTGCATCGTGCTGGCCGCGTTCCAGGACCAGCTCGGACGGGCGGTGCCGCTGGCGGTCAACGCCGAGATCGCCTACAAGAAGCTGGCCATGGGCGAGGTGACCGCGACCGCCACCCTGGGGCGTCCGGCCGCCGAGGTGGTCGCGGAGCTCGACAAGGGCGAGCGGCCCGAGTTCCCGGTGGTCGTCGAGATCACCCGGGCCGACGGCGCGGTCACCGGCGTGATGACCATCACCTGGACCCTCCGCCCCAACTCCTGA
- a CDS encoding LacI family DNA-binding transcriptional regulator, with protein sequence MSQTGQGPEGARGGAGAGGRGSARPTLEEVAALAGVGRGTVSRVINGSPRVSEKAREAVRSAIAELGYVPNRAARTLVTSRTDAVALVVPEAETRLFSEPYFSDIISGVSAELAETDMQLLLILVRNQRERDRLAAYLTAQRVDGVLLVSVHQDDPLPGLLESLEIPSVLAGRRGEQEPLSYVHADNAGGARMAVRHLLRRGCTSVATITGPLDMEVAHARLGGYRRALEEAGVPYREELVGLADFTEDGGRAAMRELLDRVPGLDAVFCASDVMAAGAMQVLRAAGRRVPDDVAVIGFDDSIVARHTDPPMTSVRQPIEEMGRTMARLLLDEITEAGRARRQVVLATELVVRDSA encoded by the coding sequence ATGAGCCAGACCGGACAGGGCCCCGAGGGCGCCCGGGGCGGCGCCGGCGCCGGTGGCCGCGGCTCCGCGCGCCCCACGCTGGAGGAGGTGGCCGCGCTCGCCGGCGTCGGCCGCGGCACCGTGTCCCGCGTGATCAACGGCTCGCCCCGGGTCAGCGAGAAGGCCCGCGAGGCCGTCCGGTCCGCCATCGCCGAACTCGGCTACGTCCCCAACCGGGCCGCCCGCACCCTGGTCACCTCACGGACCGACGCGGTGGCCCTGGTGGTGCCCGAGGCCGAGACCCGGCTGTTCTCCGAGCCGTACTTCTCCGACATCATCAGCGGCGTCTCCGCCGAACTGGCCGAGACCGACATGCAGCTGCTGCTCATCCTGGTCCGCAACCAGCGCGAACGGGACCGCCTCGCCGCCTACCTCACCGCCCAGCGGGTGGACGGGGTGCTACTGGTGTCGGTCCATCAGGACGACCCGCTGCCCGGACTGCTGGAGAGCCTGGAGATCCCGTCCGTCCTGGCCGGCCGCCGGGGCGAGCAGGAACCGCTCAGCTACGTCCACGCCGACAACGCCGGCGGCGCCAGGATGGCCGTACGGCACCTGCTGCGGCGCGGCTGCACCTCGGTGGCCACCATCACCGGCCCGCTGGACATGGAGGTGGCCCACGCCCGCCTCGGCGGCTACCGGCGGGCCCTGGAGGAGGCCGGGGTCCCGTACCGGGAGGAGCTCGTCGGGCTCGCCGACTTCACCGAGGACGGCGGCCGGGCGGCGATGCGGGAACTGCTCGACCGGGTGCCGGGGCTGGACGCGGTGTTCTGCGCCTCGGACGTGATGGCGGCGGGGGCGATGCAGGTGCTGCGCGCCGCCGGGCGGCGGGTGCCTGACGACGTCGCGGTGATCGGGTTCGACGACTCCATCGTGGCCCGGCACACCGACCCGCCGATGACCAGCGTCCGGCAGCCCATCGAGGAGATGGGACGGACCATGGCCCGCCTCCTCCTCGACGAGATCACCGAAGCCGGCCGCGCCCGCCGCCAGGTCGTCCTCGCCACGGAACTCGTCGTCCGCGACTCCGCCTGA
- a CDS encoding ABC transporter substrate-binding protein, translating to MRTTSRPRRAAVLATAVLASSALLLTACGSGSTHASDGSGSGGSGDRITLTVGDFGTFGYKEAGLYDEYTAAHPNITIKYETTQDGQKYWDALTTHLGAGSGLADIQAVEVGYIAQATGTLAGKFTDLRTVDGVNPANWLPWKSKQATTANGALIGLGTDIGPMAVCYRKDLFEQAGLPTDRAEVAKLWQGDWSKFVEAGRQYQAKAQAGTFFTDSASGLFNAALSAEPQQYSNDAGKLVFKDSPGVKKAWDVAVSASQAKISAGLRQFQDPWNAAFANGKFATVVCPSWMTGLISKYSGDAGKGKWDIAAAPVASNWGGAFLTVPKAGKHQKEAAALAAWLTAPEQQAKVFTKVGNLPSTVGGLQQPAVQGAKLDYFGDTPTGQIFASTAQAIKPAPIGEQDGTVKTVITDNGVLDIEEHGTDPAKAWQNVLKLVADKVG from the coding sequence ATGCGCACCACCTCCCGCCCCCGCAGAGCCGCCGTCCTCGCCACCGCCGTCCTCGCCTCCTCCGCCCTGCTGCTCACCGCCTGCGGCAGCGGCTCCACCCACGCCTCGGACGGCTCGGGCTCGGGCGGCTCGGGCGACCGGATCACCCTCACCGTGGGCGACTTCGGCACCTTCGGCTACAAGGAGGCGGGCCTGTACGACGAGTACACGGCCGCCCACCCGAACATCACGATCAAGTACGAGACCACCCAGGACGGCCAGAAGTACTGGGACGCGCTGACCACCCACCTCGGCGCCGGCAGCGGGCTCGCCGACATCCAGGCGGTGGAGGTGGGGTACATCGCCCAGGCCACCGGCACCCTGGCCGGCAAGTTCACCGACCTGCGCACGGTGGACGGGGTGAACCCGGCCAACTGGCTGCCCTGGAAGTCCAAGCAGGCCACCACCGCGAACGGCGCCCTGATCGGGCTCGGGACCGACATCGGCCCGATGGCGGTCTGCTACCGCAAGGACCTGTTCGAGCAGGCCGGGCTGCCCACCGACCGGGCCGAGGTGGCCAAGCTCTGGCAGGGCGACTGGTCGAAGTTCGTCGAGGCGGGCCGGCAGTACCAGGCCAAGGCGCAGGCGGGGACGTTCTTCACCGACTCGGCGAGCGGCCTGTTCAACGCCGCGCTCTCCGCCGAGCCGCAGCAGTACTCGAACGACGCCGGGAAGCTGGTCTTCAAGGACAGCCCGGGGGTGAAGAAGGCGTGGGACGTCGCGGTCTCGGCCTCGCAGGCGAAGATCAGCGCCGGTCTGCGGCAGTTCCAGGACCCGTGGAACGCGGCCTTCGCCAACGGCAAGTTCGCCACCGTGGTCTGCCCGTCCTGGATGACCGGCCTGATCAGCAAGTACTCCGGTGACGCGGGCAAGGGCAAGTGGGACATCGCCGCGGCGCCGGTGGCCAGTAACTGGGGCGGTGCCTTCCTGACCGTCCCGAAGGCGGGCAAGCACCAGAAGGAGGCGGCCGCGCTGGCCGCCTGGCTGACCGCGCCGGAGCAGCAGGCCAAGGTCTTCACCAAGGTCGGCAACCTCCCGTCGACCGTCGGCGGACTGCAGCAGCCGGCCGTCCAGGGCGCGAAGCTGGACTACTTCGGCGACACCCCGACCGGCCAGATCTTCGCCTCCACCGCGCAGGCCATCAAGCCCGCCCCGATCGGAGAGCAGGACGGCACGGTCAAGACCGTGATCACCGACAACGGCGTCCTCGACATCGAGGAGCACGGCACCGACCCGGCGAAGGCGTGGCAGAACGTGCTGAAGCTGGTCGCGGACAAGGTCGGCTGA
- a CDS encoding carbohydrate ABC transporter permease, giving the protein MAPSTRAAAEDDSAAHQAAAHQAAARPAAKPLTDTSATPGPRGLRSRLHRFDVRASPYVFVAPFFLCFAAFGLFPLVWTGWLSLHRVDLLDPDAMSWLGLDNYARLLDADRGEQFRNALGNTVTIGVLSTVPQLLMALGLAHLLNYRLRGRGFLRVAVLAPYATSIAAATLVFVQLFNPDYGLVNWFLSLVGVRPDWYADTWPAQIAISTVVTWRWTGYNALIYLAAMQSVPKDLYEAASLDGASRWQQFTRVTVPSIRPTILFTAVVSTIGATQLFGEPLLFGGGVGVSGGSAHQYQTLALYMYELGWPSRQLGRAAAVAWSMLLILLLIGAVQYLIARRNRAPQEG; this is encoded by the coding sequence GTGGCCCCCTCCACCCGAGCCGCGGCCGAGGACGACTCGGCCGCCCACCAGGCCGCCGCCCATCAGGCAGCCGCCCGCCCGGCCGCCAAGCCGCTGACCGACACATCCGCCACGCCCGGGCCCCGCGGCCTGCGCTCGCGCCTCCACCGGTTCGACGTCAGGGCCTCGCCGTACGTATTCGTCGCCCCGTTCTTCCTCTGCTTCGCCGCCTTCGGCCTGTTCCCGCTGGTCTGGACGGGCTGGCTGTCGCTGCACCGGGTCGACCTGCTCGACCCGGACGCCATGAGCTGGCTCGGCCTGGACAACTACGCCCGCCTGCTGGACGCCGACCGCGGCGAGCAGTTCCGCAACGCGCTGGGGAACACCGTCACCATCGGGGTGCTCTCCACCGTCCCCCAGCTGCTGATGGCCCTGGGCCTGGCCCACCTGCTCAACTACCGCCTGCGCGGCCGGGGTTTCCTACGGGTGGCGGTGCTCGCCCCGTACGCCACCTCGATCGCGGCGGCCACCCTGGTGTTCGTCCAGCTGTTCAACCCGGACTACGGGCTGGTCAACTGGTTCCTGTCGCTGGTCGGCGTCCGGCCCGACTGGTACGCGGACACCTGGCCGGCCCAGATCGCCATCTCCACCGTGGTCACCTGGCGGTGGACCGGCTACAACGCGCTGATCTACCTGGCCGCCATGCAGTCCGTCCCCAAGGACCTGTACGAGGCAGCGAGCCTGGACGGGGCCTCGCGCTGGCAGCAGTTCACCCGGGTCACCGTCCCGTCCATCCGGCCGACCATCCTGTTCACCGCCGTGGTCTCGACGATCGGCGCCACCCAACTCTTCGGCGAGCCGCTGCTGTTCGGCGGCGGAGTCGGGGTGAGCGGCGGATCCGCCCACCAGTACCAGACGCTGGCCCTCTACATGTACGAACTCGGTTGGCCGAGCCGCCAGTTGGGCCGGGCCGCGGCGGTGGCCTGGAGCATGCTGCTGATCCTGCTGCTGATCGGCGCCGTGCAGTACCTGATCGCCCGCCGCAACCGTGCGCCCCAGGAAGGCTGA
- a CDS encoding carbohydrate ABC transporter permease, giving the protein MAATAPTGPAVPTAPTPAGPAAPPPPRRRFRPGAGDQDKAGPLAYLLLGLAAVVSLFPLYWTFVAASSTGERVAQSPPPLVPGGELWHNVSTAWEQAELGKALLNSTVVAGCVALSTVLFATLAGFAFAKLRFRGRNALLTLVVATMTVPPQLSVIPLYRIITDLGWGNQLQAVILPSLVAAFGVFFMRQFLLEALPTELVEAARVDGAHSLRIIWHVVFPVARPAMAVLGMLVFVQSWNDFFWPFVVLTQQNPTVQVALSAIGGGSGHDINQAVVMTGALVGTLPLLLVFAVLGKHIVGGITAGAVKS; this is encoded by the coding sequence ATGGCCGCGACCGCACCCACCGGACCCGCCGTACCCACCGCACCCACGCCCGCCGGGCCCGCCGCACCGCCCCCACCCCGCCGCCGCTTCCGCCCGGGCGCGGGCGACCAGGACAAGGCCGGCCCGCTGGCGTACCTGCTGCTCGGCCTGGCCGCCGTGGTCTCGCTCTTCCCGCTGTACTGGACCTTCGTGGCGGCGAGTTCGACCGGCGAGCGGGTGGCCCAGTCCCCGCCGCCGCTGGTGCCCGGCGGGGAGCTGTGGCACAACGTCTCCACCGCCTGGGAGCAGGCCGAGCTGGGGAAGGCGCTGCTCAACTCCACCGTGGTGGCGGGCTGTGTGGCGCTCTCCACCGTGCTGTTCGCCACCCTGGCCGGGTTCGCCTTCGCCAAACTGCGCTTCCGCGGCCGGAACGCGCTGCTGACCCTGGTCGTGGCCACCATGACGGTGCCGCCGCAGCTCAGCGTGATCCCGCTGTACCGGATCATCACCGACCTCGGTTGGGGCAACCAGCTGCAGGCGGTGATCCTGCCCTCGCTGGTGGCCGCGTTCGGGGTGTTCTTCATGCGGCAGTTCCTGCTGGAGGCGCTGCCGACCGAGCTGGTCGAGGCGGCCCGGGTGGACGGCGCGCACAGCCTGCGGATCATCTGGCACGTGGTGTTCCCGGTGGCCCGGCCGGCGATGGCGGTGCTGGGCATGCTGGTCTTCGTCCAGTCCTGGAACGACTTCTTCTGGCCGTTCGTCGTCCTGACCCAGCAGAACCCGACCGTGCAGGTGGCCCTGTCGGCGATCGGCGGCGGCAGCGGGCACGACATCAACCAGGCGGTGGTGATGACCGGCGCCCTGGTCGGCACCCTCCCGCTGCTCTTGGTCTTCGCCGTCCTGGGGAAGCACATCGTGGGCGGCATCACGGCCGGCGCCGTGAAGAGCTGA